In Debaryomyces hansenii CBS767 chromosome B complete sequence, one genomic interval encodes:
- a CDS encoding DEHA2B01430p (similar to uniprot|P53049 Saccharomyces cerevisiae YGR281w YOR1 plasma membrane ATP binding cassette transporter) gives MLSNKVPPLPLDEERKQYPEKRVNLLSRIFFLWLLPVLNTGYKRTLKPEDMFKLTDDIRIETMYARFYKILEASLKKAKQKHIVQKCKERGETVETNSVDEEDDMSDFKLPKALTVIAVLKTFKWQYLKSCFYLALANGGMTANPLQTKKLISYVEMKSLGYETGIGKGLGYSFGSAGVVLVTGILINHFFYNSMLTGAEAKAVLTKAILDKSFRTNPETKHKYPAGKVTSMMGTDLARIDFAIGFQPFLFTFPVPIAVAIGILIYNVGATALVGIGLLFVFMAAITVATKKLFEYRSKANAYTDSRVDYIKEVLNNLRIIKFYSWEPPYHENISNIRREEMKIIYRMQVLRNIIVSFAMSMNLFSSLVTFLVLYAINSNDRDPASIFSSISLFAILSQQVIMLPMALATGVDAFIGLQRVGAYLASGEVDMEANKIEATGEALALMEKSNTSIEIRNASFEWDTFEDEENSAESEHKEITSHSSDSDSSKELTKSLSGSNSEEITFPGLREINLSIRKNEFVVITGLIGSGKSSLLSAMSGFMRRSSGEINVNGSLLLCGYPWVQNETVRENILFGCEYDEEKYKNVIYACSLESDLEILPAGDNTEIGERGITLSGGQKARINLARAVYADKDIVLLDDVLSAVDARVGKHIMNNCMLGLLKDKTRVLATHQLSLIGTADRIIFLNGDGTIEVGTLEELNANNPDFNKLMAFNGQTNDSDDEEEEENEVIDDDEIVENEKELIQRQLSKTQTHKSAIQDDESTKRDYNKNNTNDGKLFEEEEKAVNGISFDVYKNYVKHGSGIFKHFGIVPLLISSIILATFCQLFTNTWLSFWTEYRFSSKPDRFYIGFYVMFTILAFLFLTLEFVLLAYLTNRASRSLNVIAVDKVLHAPMSFMDTTPMGRILNRFTKDTDVLDNEIGDQLRLLFFMFSNIVGVFILCICYLPWFAIAVPFLVFIFVAVANYYQSSAREIKRLEAVQRSHVYNNFNETLNGMNTIKAYKADNRFLDKNDRLINKMNEAYYITIANQRWLAIHLDIIASLMALLVALLCVNRVFNISASSVGLLLSYVLQIAGQLSMLIRTFTQVENEMNSVERICNYAYNLPEEAPYFITENTPHPEWPRNGGIKFENASMAYRPGLPLVLKDLNLDIKPTEKIGICGRTGAGKSSIMTALYRLSELESGKIMIDDVDISHLGLKDLRSCLSIIPQDPILFRGTIRTNLDPFKEHSDETLWDALRRSGLIDDSRMKNIQKQEKENDVLHKFHLDQGVEDEGSNFSLGERQLIAFARALVRDSKILILDEATSSVDYGTDSKVQTTIAREFSNCTILCIAHRLKTILHYDRILVLDRGEVQEFDTPLNLFNMDNSIFQQMCQRSNIVLDDFQK, from the coding sequence ATGTTGTCTAACAAAGTGCCACCGTTACCGTTGGATGAAGAACGTAAGCAGTATCCAGAAAAAAGGGTAAATCTtttatcaagaatattttttttgtgGTTGCTTCCCGTGCTAAATACGGGGTACAAGAGGACGTTGAAGCCAGAAGATATGTTCAAACTCACAGATGATATTCGGATCGAGACGATGTACGCCAGGTTTTACAAGATCTTGGAGGCGAGCTTGAAGAAGGCAAAACAGAAACATATTGTGCAAAAGTGCAAGGAGAGGGGCGAGACTGTAGAGACCAATTCTGTGGATGAAGAGGATGATATGAGCGATTTCAAGCTTCCTAAGGCCCTTACTGTTATTGCTGTTTTGAAGACTTTCAAATGGCAGTACCTTAAGTCATGTTTTTATTTGGCATTGGCAAATGGTGGGATGACAGCTAATCCATTacaaacaaagaaattgatttcctACGTGGAAATGAAGTCGCTTGGCTATGAAACAGGTATCGGGAAAGGCCTTGGTTATTCATTCGGTAGTGCAGGTGTTGTATTAGTGACTGGTATTTTGATTAACCACTTTTTTTACAACTCCATGTTGACTGGTGCAGAGGCTAAAGCGGTATTGACGAAGGCAATTTTAGACAAATCATTCCGAACCAATCCTGAAACGAAACATAAATACCCAGCCGGTAAGGTGACATCAATGATGGGAACTGATTTGGCCAGAATCGATTTTGCCATTGGATTTCAACCATTCTTGTTTACCTTTCCAGTACCTATTGCTGTTGCCATTggaattttgatttataatgTCGGTGCAACTGCTCTTGTGGGTATtggattattatttgtttttatGGCAGCTATTACCGTAGCTaccaagaaattatttgaatatagatCCAAGGCAAACGCCTACACCGATTCAAGAGTTGATTATATTAAGGAggttttaaataatttaagGATTATTAAGTTTTATTCATGGGAGCCCCCATACCACGAGaacatttcaaatattagaAGGGAAGAGATGAAAATCATTTACAGAATGCAAGTCCTCAGAAACATTATTGTATCTTTCGCTATGTCGATGAATCttttttcatctttggTAACCTTCCTAGTTTTGTATGCTATTAATTCGAACGACAGAGACCCAGCATCTATTTTCTCGTCCATTTCGCTTTTCGCCATTTTATCTCAACAAGTTATCATGTTGCCTATGGCGTTGGCAACAGGTGTGGATGCTTTCATCGGTTTACAAAGAGTGGGTGCATACTTGGCATCGGGAGAGGTTGATATGGAagcaaataaaattgaagcGACAGGGGAGGCTTTAGCCTTAATGGAAAAGTCCAACACttctattgaaattagaaatgCTTCTTTTGAGTGGGACACCTTCGAAGATGAGGAAAATTCAGCTGAAAGTGAGCATAAAGAGATCACTTCTCATTCTAGTGACTCAGACAGTTCCAAGGAACTTACTAAGAGTCTTTCGGGCTCTAACTCGGAAGAGATAACGTTTCCGGGATTAAGGGAGATTAATTTATCTATTAGAAAGAATGAATTCGTTGTTATCACTGGTTTGATAGGGTCAGGAAAATCATCTTTGTTAAGTGCTATGTCTGGATTCATGAGAAGATCGTCGGGTGAAATTAATGTCAACGGTTCATTGTTATTATGTGGGTACCCTTGGGTTCAAAATGAAACCGTTAGggagaatattttatttggaTGCGAAtatgacgaagaaaaatataaaaatgttATTTATGCCTGTTCATTGGAAAGtgatttagaaattttgcCTGCTGGTGATAATACAGAAATCGGTGAGAGAGGAATTACATTATCTGGTGGCCAAAAGGCAAGAATTAATTTGGCAAGAGCTGTTTACGCTGACAAGgatattgttttattagatgatgtTTTATCTGCAGTTGATGCCAGGGTCGGTAAGCATATTATGAACAATTGTATGCTAGGGTTGCTCAAAGATAAAACCAGAGTTTTGGCAACGCATCAGTTATCATTGATTGGTACTGCtgatagaattatttttttgaatGGTGATGGTACCATCGAAGTCGGCACACTCGAGGAATTGAATGCAAATAACCCTGACTTCAATAAGTTGATGGCATTTAATGGTCAGACAAATGATAGCGATGACGAAGAGGAGGAAGAGAATGAAGtaattgatgatgatgaaatcgTAGAAAATGAGAAGGAGTTAATTCAAAGACAATTATCTAAGACGCAAACACATAAATCGGCTATTCAAGATGATGAATCTACTAAACGTGATTATAATAAGAACAATACGAACGATggtaaattatttgaagaagaagaaaaggcCGTGAATGGTATAAGTTTTGATGTCTATAAGAATTACGTAAAGCATGGTTCAGGAATCTTTAAACATTTCGGTATCGTTCCACTTTTGATATCATCAATCATACTTGCTACATTCTGTCAATTATTTACTAATACTTGGCTTTCTTTCTGGACCGAGTATAGGTTCTCCAGCAAGCCTGACAGGTTTTATATTGGGTTTTATGTTATGTTCACTATTTTAGCCTTTTTGTTTTTAACACTTGAGTTTGTTCTTTTGGCGTATTTAACAAATAGAGCTTCAAGATCGTTGAATGTCATTGCTGTCGACAAAGTATTACACGCACCTATGTCTTTCATGGACACTACCCCTATGGGAAGAATCTTGAATAGATTTACGAAAGATACTGATGttttagataatgaaattggGGATCAATTGAGATTGTTATTTTTTATGTTCTCAAACATTGTTGGTGTGTTTATATTATGTATCTGTTATTTACCATGGTTTGCAATTGCCGTTCCATTTTTGGTATTCATCTTCGTTGCAGTGGcgaattattatcaatcatCAGCTAGGGAAATTAAAAGGTTGGAAGCAGTTCAGAGATCTCATGTATacaacaatttcaatgaaacGTTAAACGGTATGAATACTATTAAAGCATATAAAGCAGATAATAGGTTCTTGGATAAGAATGATCGTttaatcaacaaaatgaaTGAAGCATATTACATCACTATAGCAAACCAACGTTGGCTAGCCATTCATTTGGACATTATTGCATCGTTAATGGCATTGCTTGTTGCATTGTTGTGTGTGAACAGAGTTTTTAACATTAGTGCATCGTCTGTCGggttattattatcgtaTGTTTTGCAGATAGCGGGACAATTATCGATGCTTATAAGAACTTTTACCCAGGTTGAGAACGAAATGAATTCTGttgaaagaatttgcaATTATGCATATAACTTACCAGAAGAAGCTCCGTATTTTATAACTGAAAACACTCCACACCCAGAATGGCCACGAAACGGTGGTATTAAGTTTGAAAATGCTTCTATGGCTTACAGGCCCGGATTACCACTCgtattgaaagatttaaatttagaTATTAAGCCAACTGAAAAGATTGGTATCTGTGGTAGGACCGGTGCTGGAAAATCATCTATAATGACTGCTTTATATAGATTATCAGAATTGGAATCAGGAAAAATCATGATCGATGATGTTGATATTTCGCACCTTGGTTTAAAAGACTTAAGATCTTGTTTGTCTATTATTCCTCAAGATCCAATATTATTTCGTGGTACGATTCGTACTAACTTAGATCCGTTTAAGGAACATTCAGACGAGACATTATGGGATGCTTTAAGAAGATCTGGCTTAATTGATGATTCACgaatgaagaatattcaaaagcaagaaaaagaaaacgATGTTTTGCACAAATTCCATTTAGATCAAGGTGTTGAGGATGAAGGTTCTAATTTTTCGCTTGGTGAAAGACAGTTGATTGCCTTTGCTAGAGCATTAGTTAGAGATTCTAAAATCTTAATTTTAGATGAGGCCACTTCATCTGTCGATTACGGGACAGACAGTAAAGTTCAAACTACCATTGCTAGAgaattttctaattgtaCAATATTATGTATTGCTCATAGATTGAaaacaattcttcattatgACAGAATTTTAGTTTTAGACAGGGGTGAAGTACAAGAATTCGATACTccattgaatttattcaatatggATAATAGTATTTTCCAACAAATGTGTCAAAGGTCGAATATTGTCCTTGatgattttcaaaaatga